In Ilumatobacter fluminis, the following proteins share a genomic window:
- a CDS encoding phosphoglycerate kinase, translating into MPTLEDLGEVSGKRVFVRTDFNVPLDGEADDDGDDRRITDDFRIRAALPTIEWLTERGASVVCASHLGRPKGEPNPQYSMDPVRARLAELAPGVELLENLRFDPGETGNSDEFTAQLTDGIDLYVNDAFGASHRAHASIVGPPKTVPSAMGRLLEKEVDVLLGLRNQPKRPFVAVLGGAKISDKLGVVEALLDVVDSLVIGGAMCFTFFAAQGKRIGDSLFEPDQVDTCAKILAANAGKIHLPDDLVGLDANGQFATWGAQVPDGGKGFDIGPGSAAAFTDVIMDARMVFWNGPMGMFEDDRFANGTKTVAQAMADTKAFTVVGGGDSAAALAQFRLDDEVDHVSTGGGASLELLENGDLPGLAALRGAPNA; encoded by the coding sequence ATTCCCACGCTGGAGGATCTCGGTGAGGTGTCGGGCAAGCGCGTCTTCGTGCGCACCGACTTCAACGTGCCCCTCGACGGCGAGGCGGACGACGACGGCGACGACCGTCGCATCACCGACGACTTCCGGATCCGCGCGGCCCTGCCGACGATCGAATGGCTCACCGAACGCGGCGCGAGCGTCGTGTGTGCGAGCCACCTCGGTCGTCCGAAGGGTGAGCCGAACCCGCAGTACTCGATGGACCCGGTCCGGGCTCGCCTCGCCGAGCTCGCGCCCGGCGTCGAACTGCTCGAGAACCTGCGCTTCGATCCGGGCGAGACCGGCAACAGCGACGAGTTCACGGCCCAGCTGACCGACGGCATCGACCTCTACGTCAACGACGCGTTCGGTGCCTCACACCGTGCGCACGCATCCATCGTCGGTCCGCCGAAGACGGTGCCGTCGGCGATGGGCCGCCTGCTCGAGAAGGAGGTCGACGTGTTGCTCGGCCTCCGCAACCAGCCGAAGCGGCCGTTCGTGGCCGTGCTCGGTGGCGCCAAGATCTCCGACAAGCTCGGCGTGGTCGAGGCGCTGCTCGACGTCGTCGACTCGCTGGTGATCGGCGGGGCGATGTGTTTCACGTTCTTCGCCGCGCAAGGCAAGCGGATCGGTGACTCGCTGTTCGAGCCCGACCAGGTCGACACGTGCGCCAAGATCCTCGCGGCGAACGCCGGCAAGATCCACCTGCCCGACGATCTCGTCGGCCTCGATGCGAACGGCCAGTTCGCCACCTGGGGTGCCCAGGTGCCCGACGGTGGCAAGGGTTTCGACATCGGACCCGGGTCGGCCGCGGCGTTCACCGACGTGATCATGGACGCTCGGATGGTGTTCTGGAACGGCCCGATGGGCATGTTCGAGGACGACCGTTTCGCCAACGGCACCAAGACCGTCGCCCAGGCCATGGCCGACACGAAGGCGTTCACGGTCGTCGGTGGCGGCGACTCCGCTGCCGCGCTCGCACAGTTCCGCCTCGACGACGAGGTCGATCACGTGTCGACCGGTGGCGGCGCCAGCCTCGAACTGCTCGAGAACGGCGACCTGCCCGGCCTCGCCGCCCTGCGCGGCGCCCCCAACGCCTGA
- a CDS encoding class I SAM-dependent methyltransferase, giving the protein MTSETERDPSRDLWEEHANWWIDGFTDGADPEYEEQILPLAAGELGDARTILDIGCGDGQISRMMASVGATVVGIDPTWNQIRVAHERGGGAHYARSTADELPFADASFDATVACLVFEHIDAVDAAIAEVARVTKPGGRFCFFLNHPLLQTPGSGWIDDHMIDPPEQYWRIGPYLVESESVEQVELGVWIRFIHRPLSRYLNTLAEHGLVLERMLEPAPPPGFLERAPEYVEAATVPRLLYLRLRRT; this is encoded by the coding sequence GTGACCAGCGAGACCGAACGCGATCCGTCCCGAGACCTGTGGGAAGAACACGCGAACTGGTGGATCGACGGATTCACCGACGGTGCCGACCCGGAGTACGAGGAGCAGATCCTGCCGCTGGCCGCCGGCGAGCTGGGTGACGCACGGACGATCCTCGACATCGGCTGCGGTGACGGTCAGATCAGCCGCATGATGGCGTCGGTCGGCGCCACGGTCGTCGGCATCGACCCGACGTGGAACCAGATTCGTGTCGCCCACGAGCGTGGTGGTGGCGCGCACTACGCCCGATCCACGGCCGACGAGTTGCCCTTCGCGGACGCATCGTTCGACGCGACGGTGGCCTGCCTGGTGTTCGAACACATCGACGCCGTCGACGCAGCGATCGCCGAGGTCGCCAGGGTCACCAAGCCCGGCGGCCGCTTCTGCTTCTTCCTCAACCACCCGCTCCTGCAGACGCCGGGATCCGGTTGGATCGACGACCACATGATCGACCCGCCCGAGCAGTACTGGCGGATCGGTCCGTACCTCGTCGAGAGCGAGTCGGTCGAGCAGGTCGAGCTCGGCGTGTGGATCCGGTTCATCCACCGCCCGCTGTCGCGCTACCTCAACACCCTCGCCGAACACGGCCTCGTCCTCGAACGGATGCTGGAGCCGGCACCCCCGCCCGGGTTCCTCGAACGGGCGCCGGAGTATGTCGAGGCCGCCACCGTGCCTCGACTGCTGTACCTGCGCCTGCGGCGCACCTGA
- the gap gene encoding type I glyceraldehyde-3-phosphate dehydrogenase, which translates to MTVRVGINGFGRIGRNFFRAAKESGADIDFVAVNDLGSLDTMAHLLKYDSVMGVLPEKISATKNGIKVGDDTLTVLSERDPKALPWGDLGVDVVIESTGFFTARDDAAMHVEAGAPTVIVSAPSAGADLTVVYGVNHKEYKPKQHQVISNASCTTNCFVPLVKVLDDAFGVVNGLMTTTHAYTGDQQLVDGPHKDLRRARGAAINIVPTSTGAARATSLVMESMKGKLDGTSFRVPIPTGSITDFTANLRKKASVEEINAAYKAAAARGALKGILEYTEDPIVSSDIVNNPHSSIFDAGLTMTMGKLVKVCSWYDNEWGYSNRLVDLVSYVGTKKR; encoded by the coding sequence ATGACCGTTCGCGTAGGCATCAACGGCTTCGGGCGCATCGGCCGCAACTTCTTCCGTGCCGCGAAGGAAAGCGGCGCCGACATCGACTTCGTCGCGGTGAACGACCTCGGCTCGCTCGACACGATGGCTCACCTGCTCAAGTACGACTCGGTCATGGGCGTGCTGCCCGAGAAGATCTCGGCCACGAAGAACGGCATCAAGGTCGGCGACGACACCCTGACGGTGCTGTCCGAGCGTGATCCCAAGGCGCTCCCGTGGGGCGACCTCGGCGTCGACGTCGTCATCGAGTCGACCGGCTTCTTCACCGCCCGCGACGACGCGGCGATGCACGTCGAGGCCGGCGCCCCGACCGTCATCGTGTCGGCCCCGTCGGCCGGCGCCGACCTGACGGTCGTGTACGGCGTGAACCACAAGGAGTACAAGCCGAAGCAGCACCAGGTCATCTCGAACGCGAGCTGCACCACGAACTGTTTCGTCCCGCTCGTCAAGGTGCTCGACGATGCGTTCGGTGTCGTCAACGGTCTCATGACGACCACCCACGCCTACACCGGCGACCAGCAGCTCGTCGACGGCCCGCACAAGGATCTCCGTCGTGCCCGTGGCGCCGCGATCAACATCGTGCCGACCAGCACCGGTGCCGCCCGCGCCACCAGCCTCGTCATGGAGTCGATGAAGGGCAAGCTCGACGGCACCTCGTTCCGCGTGCCGATCCCGACCGGTTCGATCACCGACTTCACCGCGAACCTCCGCAAGAAGGCCTCGGTCGAGGAGATCAACGCCGCATACAAGGCCGCCGCCGCCCGCGGCGCCCTGAAGGGCATCCTCGAATACACCGAAGACCCGATCGTGTCGAGCGACATCGTCAACAACCCGCATTCGTCGATCTTCGACGCCGGGCTGACCATGACGATGGGCAAGCTCGTCAAGGTGTGCTCGTGGTACGACAACGAGTGGGGCTACTCGAACCGCCTCGTCGACCTCGTGTCGTACGTCGGTACCAAGAAGCGCTGA
- the uvrC gene encoding excinuclease ABC subunit UvrC, with the protein MVKRPPAGTIPDEPGSYQFKDAHGRVIYVGKASSLRQRLSNYFQAPHNLHPRTRQMVETAESVEWTIVANEVEALMLEYSLIKQHRPRFNVRLRDDKSYPFLAVTVDEQWPRAMVMRGRKRKGVRYFGPYAHAYAIRDTLDLLLRSFPIRTCSPGKFKEHERLGRPCLLFHIEKCSGPCVDEIEEMPYRQLVTELCDFLAGDTDDIVQRLEAEMKAAATDLEFERAARLRDRLVAVQKAIAKQQMVVDGREDVDVIGIADDELEASVQMFFVRKGRVVGRKGFVLDKVEELTPGRLIDRILEAVYGDEPAMGYPKQVLVPYAADDVDTYEEWLTHMRGSKVQIRMPQRGDKRALLETVTRNAGEEFTRHRMRRASDHNTRSRALTELQEALDLPEAPLRIECYDMAHLQGTDYVGSMVVLEDGLPNKREYRRFKVNIPGNDDYGAMEEVLTRRLQAYVDERDRPIEERGDRPGKFAYPPQLLVVDGGKGQLNVAKRVVDQLGLTDEIPVAALAKQFEQVYVPGRSEPVEVARGSEGLFMLQRIRDEAHRFANTFHRERRSKRMTKSALDDIPGLGEVRRKKLLKAMGGVNAIKRAELEELRSHSFLPDKVAEAIYDKFHAGSSGD; encoded by the coding sequence ATGGTCAAGCGTCCCCCGGCAGGAACGATCCCGGACGAACCCGGCTCCTACCAGTTCAAGGACGCGCACGGGCGCGTGATCTACGTCGGCAAGGCGTCGAGTCTGCGCCAGCGCCTGTCGAACTACTTCCAGGCACCGCACAACCTGCATCCGCGCACCCGTCAGATGGTCGAGACGGCCGAATCGGTCGAGTGGACGATCGTGGCGAACGAGGTCGAGGCGCTCATGCTCGAGTACTCGTTGATCAAGCAGCACCGCCCGCGGTTCAACGTCCGACTGCGCGACGACAAGTCGTACCCGTTCCTCGCCGTGACCGTCGACGAGCAGTGGCCACGTGCGATGGTGATGCGCGGCCGCAAGCGCAAGGGCGTCCGCTACTTCGGTCCGTACGCCCACGCCTACGCCATCCGCGACACACTCGACCTGCTGTTGCGCAGCTTCCCGATCCGCACGTGCAGTCCCGGCAAGTTCAAAGAGCACGAGCGGCTCGGTCGGCCGTGCCTGCTGTTCCACATCGAGAAGTGCTCCGGGCCGTGCGTCGACGAGATCGAGGAGATGCCGTACCGGCAACTCGTCACCGAGCTGTGCGATTTCCTCGCCGGCGACACCGACGACATCGTCCAGCGGCTCGAAGCCGAGATGAAGGCGGCGGCGACCGATCTCGAGTTCGAGCGTGCCGCACGCCTGCGCGACCGGCTGGTGGCCGTGCAGAAGGCGATCGCCAAACAGCAGATGGTCGTCGACGGCCGCGAGGACGTCGACGTGATCGGCATCGCCGACGACGAACTCGAGGCGTCGGTCCAGATGTTCTTCGTCCGCAAGGGGCGAGTCGTCGGGCGGAAGGGCTTCGTGCTCGACAAGGTCGAGGAGCTGACGCCCGGCAGGCTGATCGACCGCATCCTCGAGGCCGTGTACGGCGACGAGCCGGCGATGGGCTACCCGAAGCAGGTCCTGGTCCCGTACGCGGCCGACGACGTCGACACCTACGAGGAGTGGCTCACGCACATGCGCGGCTCGAAGGTGCAGATCCGGATGCCCCAACGCGGCGACAAGCGAGCGTTGCTCGAGACGGTCACCCGCAACGCCGGTGAGGAGTTCACGCGGCACCGCATGCGCCGTGCATCCGATCACAACACGCGGTCGCGTGCGCTGACCGAGCTGCAGGAGGCACTCGACCTGCCCGAGGCGCCGCTGCGCATCGAGTGCTACGACATGGCGCACCTGCAGGGCACCGACTACGTCGGTTCGATGGTCGTGCTCGAAGACGGCCTCCCGAACAAGCGGGAGTACCGCCGGTTCAAGGTCAACATCCCCGGCAACGACGACTACGGCGCCATGGAAGAGGTGCTCACGCGCCGGCTGCAGGCGTACGTCGACGAGCGTGACCGCCCGATCGAGGAGCGAGGTGACCGGCCCGGCAAGTTCGCCTATCCGCCGCAGCTACTCGTCGTCGACGGTGGCAAGGGGCAGCTGAACGTGGCCAAGCGGGTCGTCGACCAGCTCGGTCTCACCGACGAGATCCCGGTCGCCGCGCTCGCCAAGCAGTTCGAGCAGGTGTACGTGCCGGGTCGCTCCGAACCCGTCGAGGTGGCCCGGGGGAGCGAGGGCCTGTTCATGCTGCAGCGCATTCGCGACGAGGCCCACCGTTTCGCGAACACGTTCCACCGCGAACGCCGGTCGAAGCGCATGACGAAGAGCGCGCTCGACGACATCCCGGGCCTCGGCGAGGTCCGCCGCAAGAAGCTGCTGAAGGCGATGGGCGGGGTGAACGCGATCAAGCGCGCCGAACTCGAGGAGCTGAGGTCACACAGCTTCCTGCCCGACAAGGTCGCCGAGGCGATCTACGACAAATTCCACGCCGGCTCGTCGGGCGACTGA
- a CDS encoding LLM class flavin-dependent oxidoreductase — protein MKISIWPNMSIATDEVLDRARWADANGYHGVWFADHYMPNTGSEEIQRGDTHECWAMLPAIAAVTERVRIGSLVSPTSVHHPAVLANRAVTLDHISNGRMVLGLGAGWQINEHKAYGIELQAPKDRVDRFEEAITIIRSLLDDDVTDFHGTYYDLTAAPSDPSPVQSPLPILVGTGGNRMMRITATYAQEWNTWGDVAMATERRTAFLAACDRAGVDPATKTTSVQSLVFLTDTDDQAASILDGPMGSRSIAGTADSLLGQLAAYEAAGFDEFIVPDFNMGDSPEQRTERLQRLHDEVVSRR, from the coding sequence GTGAAGATCTCCATCTGGCCGAACATGTCCATCGCCACCGACGAGGTGCTCGACCGGGCCCGGTGGGCCGACGCCAACGGCTACCACGGTGTCTGGTTCGCCGACCACTACATGCCGAACACCGGCTCCGAGGAGATCCAGCGCGGTGACACGCACGAGTGCTGGGCGATGCTGCCGGCGATCGCCGCTGTCACCGAACGGGTGCGCATCGGCTCGTTGGTGTCCCCGACGTCGGTACACCACCCGGCCGTGCTCGCCAACCGGGCCGTTACCCTCGACCACATCTCGAACGGTCGCATGGTGCTCGGCCTCGGCGCCGGCTGGCAGATCAACGAGCACAAGGCGTACGGGATCGAGTTGCAGGCGCCGAAGGATCGTGTCGACCGTTTCGAGGAGGCGATCACGATCATCCGGTCGCTGCTCGACGACGACGTCACCGACTTCCACGGCACGTACTACGACCTGACCGCGGCGCCGTCCGATCCGTCGCCGGTGCAGTCGCCGCTGCCGATCCTGGTCGGCACGGGCGGCAACCGCATGATGCGCATCACCGCCACCTACGCCCAAGAGTGGAACACCTGGGGCGACGTGGCGATGGCGACCGAACGGCGCACGGCGTTCCTGGCAGCCTGTGATCGAGCCGGGGTCGACCCGGCGACGAAGACGACCTCGGTGCAGTCGCTGGTGTTCCTCACCGACACCGACGATCAGGCGGCGAGCATCCTCGACGGACCGATGGGCAGTCGCTCGATCGCTGGCACCGCCGACTCACTGCTCGGCCAGCTCGCCGCCTACGAGGCCGCCGGCTTCGACGAGTTCATCGTGCCCGACTTCAACATGGGCGACAGCCCCGAACAGCGCACCGAGCGGTTGCAGCGCCTGCACGACGAGGTCGTCAGCCGCCGCTGA
- the rapZ gene encoding RNase adapter RapZ, with protein MAEIVVIAGLSGAGRSGAADVLEDLGFYVVDNLPTSLLPTIVDLASQPSSDIARLALVSGRNHEGLMREVAKMRADGHVVTLLFLDAATPVIVQRYDATRRRHPFADQSEGVLEAIEHERDILQPVKNQADLVIDTTDLNVHQLKEKLISAFAEVDHQQVQITVESFGFKHGVPLDADIVMDVRFLPNPHWEDELRPLTGHDPKVRDYVLERSVTAAFLDHLETMLVDLFPSYQAEGRAYLTIAIGCTGGRHRSVAITEELARRFAEHGVAVRTSHRDVAH; from the coding sequence GTGGCTGAGATCGTGGTGATCGCAGGGTTGTCCGGAGCGGGTCGATCGGGCGCGGCCGACGTGCTCGAAGACCTCGGGTTCTACGTCGTCGACAACCTGCCGACGTCACTCCTGCCGACCATCGTCGACCTCGCATCACAGCCGTCGTCCGACATCGCCCGGCTGGCGCTCGTGTCGGGGCGGAACCACGAAGGCCTCATGCGCGAGGTCGCCAAGATGCGGGCCGACGGACACGTCGTGACGTTGCTGTTCCTCGACGCCGCGACACCCGTCATCGTGCAGCGCTACGACGCCACGCGCCGGCGGCACCCGTTCGCCGACCAGAGCGAGGGTGTGCTCGAGGCGATCGAGCACGAACGAGACATCCTCCAGCCGGTCAAGAACCAGGCCGATCTGGTGATCGACACGACCGACCTCAACGTGCATCAGCTGAAAGAGAAGCTGATCAGCGCGTTCGCCGAGGTCGACCACCAGCAGGTCCAGATCACGGTCGAGTCATTCGGTTTCAAGCACGGGGTGCCGCTCGACGCCGACATCGTGATGGACGTGCGGTTCCTGCCGAACCCGCACTGGGAGGACGAACTCCGTCCGCTCACCGGGCACGACCCGAAGGTCCGCGACTATGTCCTCGAACGGAGCGTGACCGCAGCGTTTCTCGATCACCTCGAGACGATGCTGGTCGATCTGTTCCCGAGCTACCAGGCCGAGGGCCGCGCCTATCTCACGATCGCGATCGGTTGCACCGGCGGTCGTCACCGTTCGGTGGCCATCACCGAAGAACTCGCACGGCGCTTCGCCGAGCACGGCGTCGCCGTCCGCACCTCGCACCGCGACGTCGCCCACTGA